TGTTAGTTTGTCCGCCGCGGAAAATGCGCTGGTGCTGCTGGAAAAACCTGGATCCGCGCGGCCAGCCCCGCCTGAAGAGCAGACCAAAGTACAAAGGGCGCGGGCGGCAGTGGAGATGGCGCGCTATTACGAAGACGCCCGCCGCATGGCCTCTATGCTCACCAACTGGTCTTTGCAGATTCCCGCCAAGCGCCAAAGATTTGTGGTCACCACCGGCGGGGGGCCGGGGATCATGGAGGCCGCCAATCTGGGCGCGCGCGAGGCCGGCGGCAAGACGATTGGGCTCAACATTCGGCTGCCTTATGAACAAATGCCGAATCCTTACATTACTCCCGAGCTCAACCTCGAATTCCATTACTTCTTCATGCGTAAGTACTGGTTTGCTTATCTTGCCAAAGCGCTGGTGATTTTTCCCGGTGGCTTCGGCACTTTTGACGAGCTGTTTGAAATTCTCACCCTGGCCCAGACAGAGAAACTTGCAAAGAAGATCCTGGTGATTATTTACGGCAAGGATTACTGGAGCCGGCTAATAAATTTTGA
The Terriglobales bacterium DNA segment above includes these coding regions:
- a CDS encoding TIGR00730 family Rossman fold protein, which gives rise to MLHRAPLAYENKNFLHSPDGRALRILSEYYEPLARFRREQIQDTVVFFGSARFVSLSAAENALVLLEKPGSARPAPPEEQTKVQRARAAVEMARYYEDARRMASMLTNWSLQIPAKRQRFVVTTGGGPGIMEAANLGAREAGGKTIGLNIRLPYEQMPNPYITPELNLEFHYFFMRKYWFAYLAKALVIFPGGFGTFDELFEILTLAQTEKLAKKILVIIYGKDYWSRLINFDAMVESGTISPEDLNLFRIVDSPEEGFEFLRDGLTKFHLGPQRRETPEIAKTRP